TCGCAGCGCAGCACCATAGAACTAGCCAAACCGACAACCTCTTTTGTTTTAACATCCAAAGCTCCCTCAGCAAAGGCGTTGGTATCTAAATTGAAAAGCCTCTTGAGAACTTTGTTATCTTCTTCAAGAATCTTTTCATTCATTTTAGTCCTGTATTCGTTGAATTCTTGAACTATACTCATGATTTGACTACTTTCTACTCTAATTAACTTTTATTGAAAAGGACTTTGGTATCATACTTTTCAGAATTTTTGTCTTTACTCTACCCAAACTTGTGTGTGGGTTGCGAAGACCTGTTGCCATCAAGCAACAAATATATTTGTCCCAAATGTCTTTACAATTTACCGAAAACCAATTCTCACCAGCTCGAAGTTCCTGAGTTTGAAAATAAATTTTCAGGTATTGTCAGGTTAGAGCATGTTTTGGTCTATTGCTATTTCAATAAACACGGTTTGGTGCAGAAGATTCTCAAGGCATTAAAGTATGGCGATCAGCCAGGAATAGGCGAGGAATTGGGCAGTAGATATGGTAATGAACTGGCCTTAGCTGGTTTTGAAGGGGAGTTTGATATCATTGTGCCGGTGCCTATACATCATAAAAGGCTTCAAACTAGAGGTTATAATCAAAGCGAGTATTTTGCGATGGGTTTATCGAAGGCCTTAAGTGTACCAATGAATACGAGTGAATTCGTAAAAAAGAAACACATTGATTCCCTTACTAAGCAATCAAAAATTAACCGTATTGCGAGTGTGGATGATGTCTTTTCGGTAATAGATGGGCATTCTTTTGAAGGAAAAAGAATTCTATTAGTTGATGATGTTGTGACTACTGGTTCAACGCTTATCGCTTGCATTGAATCATTGGAAAAGGCTAATCCAAAGGCGATTAGTATCGCTACTATAGGTG
This is a stretch of genomic DNA from Roseivirga misakiensis. It encodes these proteins:
- a CDS encoding carboxymuconolactone decarboxylase family protein, which gives rise to MSIVQEFNEYRTKMNEKILEEDNKVLKRLFNLDTNAFAEGALDVKTKEVVGLASSMVLRCDDCVRYHLGKCHEVGVTTQQVFEIFSIANLIGGTIVIPHLRRAVEYWEQLQKEG
- a CDS encoding ComF family protein, whose translation is MQKILKALKYGDQPGIGEELGSRYGNELALAGFEGEFDIIVPVPIHHKRLQTRGYNQSEYFAMGLSKALSVPMNTSEFVKKKHIDSLTKQSKINRIASVDDVFSVIDGHSFEGKRILLVDDVVTTGSTLIACIESLEKANPKAISIATIGGLK